Genomic DNA from Frondihabitans sp. PAMC 28766:
GAGTGCCCGGTCGACTGCATCTACGAGGGCGAACGCTCGCTGTACATCCACCCCGACGAGTGCGTCGACTGCGGCGCCTGCGAGCCGGTGTGCCCCGTCGAGGCGATCTACTACGAAGACGACCTGCCCGACAAGTGGGCCGACTACTACAAGGCCAACGTCGAGTTCTTCGACGAGATCGGCTCGCCCGGCGGTGCCGCCAAGGTCGGCGTGATCGCCAAAGACCACCCCGTCATCTCCGCGCTGCCTCCGCAGTCCGCCGAGCACTAGAGCGGAGGGCGCACCACCGTGGCTCTCGACCTTCCTGACTTCCCGTGGGACAGTCTCGCTGACGCGACCGCCGTGGCGCGCGGCCACAAAGGCGGCATCGTCGACCTGTCGGTGGGCTCGCCGGTCGACCCCACGCCCGAGCTCATCCGCGAGTCGCTGCGCGAGGCGACCGACGCCCACTCCTACCCGCAGGTCGCCGGCACCCCGGCCCTCCGCGCCGCAATCATCGATTGGTACGAGCGCCGCCGCGGCGTCACCGGCCTGACCGACGCCAACGTGCTCCCGACCATCGGCTCGAAAGAGCTGATCGCCGGGATGGCGCTGTGGCTCGGCATCGGCCCGGGCGACACCGTCGTCTACCCGAAGAACGCCTACCCGACCTACGAGCTGGGTGCGGCCCTCGTCGGCGCCAAGGCTCTCGCCAGCGACGACCCCGACGAGTGGCCGGCGTCGACCAAGCTGATCTGGCTCAACAGCCCGGGCAACCCCGACGGCAGCGTGCTGTCGTTCGAGGCGATGCGGCGCGCCGTCGAGCGCGGCCGCGACCTCGGTGCCGTCATCGCCGGCGACGAGTGCTATGCCGAGCTCGGCTGGTCGCCGGAGTACGACACCGTCGCGACGCCCTGCATCCTCGACCCGCGCGTGATCGGCGACACGCGCCGCAACGTGGTCTCGGTCTACTCGCTGTCCAAGCAGTCGAACCTCGCCGGCTACCGTGCGGGCTTCATCGCCGGCTGCGGCGACGTGGTTCAGCAGCTGCTCGCCGTGCGCAAGCACGCCGGGCTCATGCCGCCGGCCCCCGTGCAGCGCGCCATGGTCACAGCCCTCGGCGACGACACGCACGTCCGCGCGCAGAAGGCGCTCTACCGCGGGCGGCGTGACCGCCTGAAGGCGGCGCTCGAGCAGGCCGGGTTCCGCATCGACCGAAGCTCTGCCGGTCTCTACCTGTGGGCGACGCGGGGCGAGGATGCCTGGGCGACCGTTTCGTGGCTCGCCGAGCGTGGCATCCTGGTGGCCCCTGGCACGTTCTACGGCACCGACGGGTCCCAGCACGTGCGCATCGCGCTGACGACGACCGACGAGCGGATCGACGCCGCCGTGCATCGCCTGACCGCCGTGAAGGCGTAGCCCTCGCTCGCCACTTGCGCGACATGTGTCCTGACATGCTCCGAGCCGATTAGGCTGAAGGGGTGACTGATGCCAACGAAGCCCAGAAGGCCACGCTGCAGTTCCCTGGAGGGAGTGCAGAGTTCCCCATCGTGCCGTCGACCGACGGCGCTTCGAGCGTCGACATCTCGACGTTCATGAAACAGACGGGCTATTCGACGCTCGACTCGGGGTTCGTCAACACGGCTGCGACGAAGAGCGCGATCACCTACATCGACGGCGACGAGGGCATCCTGCGCTATCGCGGCTACCCGATCGAGCAGGTCGCGGCCAACTCGACCTTCCTCGAGACCGCCTGGCTGCTGATCTACGGCGAGCTGCCCACGGCCGACGAGCTGGCCTCGTTCGACGCCCGCATCCGCCGCCACACCCTCCTGCACGAAGACCTGCGCCGGTTCTTCGACGCGCTGCCCGCCACCGCGCACCCGATGTCGGTGCTCTCCAGCGCCGTCGGCGCGCTGTCGACGTTCTACGAAGACACCATGGATGTGAAGGATCCCGAGCAGGTCGAGCTGCAGACCATCCGCCTCCTCGCGAAGCTGCCCGTCATCGCGGCCTACGCGCACAAGAAGAGCCTCGGGCAGGCGTTCCTCTACCCCGACAACTCGCTCAGCTTCGTCGACAACTTCTTGAAGTTGAACTTCGGCACGATGGCAGAGCCCTACGTCGTGAACCCGGTGCTGTCCAAGGCGCTCGAGCGCCTGCTGATCCTGCACGAAGACCACGAGCAGAACGCGTCGACCTCGACCGTGCGCCTGGTCGGCTCGACCGAGGCCAACATGTACTCGTCGATCTCGGCAGGCATCTCGGCGCTCTACGGTCCGCTGCACGGCGGCGCGAACGAGGCGGTGCTCAAGATGCTCGCCGAGATCCGCGACTCCGGCCAAGGCGTCGCCCGGTTCGTCGAGCGTGTCAAGAACAAAGAAGACGGCGTCAAGCTGATGGGCTTCGGGCACCGCGTCTACAAGAACTACGACCCGCGCGCCAAGCTCGTCAAAGAGAGCGCAGACGAGGTGCTCGCCGCCCTCGGCGTCAAAGACGAGTTGCTCGACATCGCGCTCGAACTCGAGCAGGTGGCGCTCAGCGACGAGTACTTCATCTCGCGGAAGCTCTACCCGAACGTCGACTTCTACACCGGCATCATCTACAAGGCGATGGGCTTCCCGCCGCGCATGTTCACCGTGCTGTTCGCCATCGGGCGCCTGCCCGGGTGGATCGCGCACTGGCGCGAGATGAACACCGACAAGGCCACCAAGATCGGCCGCCCCCAGCAGCTCTACATCGGCGAGACCGCCCGCGACTGGCCGACCGACCGCTAGCGGCCGCCGCGGGCCCTGCCCGGTGCCACCGGCACCGCCATCGGCATGAGTCCGATTTCAGGCAAGATGCCCGAACTAGTTCGGGCTTACTGCGTGAATTCGGGCTCGTGCTTGCGCCGCTGGCCCCGACCGCGGCAGCGAGGGTGGCGGCGCCCGCTAGGCGTGGAGCGTCGCGTTCAGCGTGACGCCGGAGCCGCGGCGGGCCAGCACCTCGACGGTGCCGGTGAGCGAGTTGCGGCGGAAGAGCAAGCCGGGGCGCCCCGAGAGCTCGACGGCCTTGACGGTCTGCGACTTGCCGTTCGAGTCGGCGGCGGTGCCGACGAGCACCACCTTGGTGCCGGCGGTGACGTAGAGCCCCGCCTCGACGACGGTGTCGTCGCCGATCGAGATGCCGACGCCCGAGTTCGCCCCGAGAAGAGCCCGCGAACCGATGGAGACGCGCTGGGTGCCTCCGCCCGAGAGCGTGCCCATGATCGATGCGCCGCCGCCGACGTCCGAGCCGTCGCCGACCACGACGCCCTGCGAGACGCGCCCCTCGATCATCGACGAGCCGAGGGTGCCTGCGTTGTAGTTGACGAAACCCTCGTGCATCACCGTGGTGCCGGGGGAGAGGTGGGCGCCGAGACGGACGCGCGAAGCGTCGGCGATCCTGACCCTGTCGGGCGAGACGTAGTCGAGCAGCCGAGGGAACTTGTCGATGCCGGTGGTGTGGATGCCGGCGCGCTGCAGGGGCATGCGCAGGCGGGCGAAGTCGGCAGGATCCAGCGGCCCGGCGTTCGTCCACGTCACGATCGGCAGCACGCCGAAGAGTCCGTCGAGGTTGATCGTGTTCGGCTTCACGAGAAGGTGGCTGAGCAGGTGCAAGCGCAGGTAGGCGTCACTGACGCCTTCCGGCGGCACGGTGAGGTCGATGCGGACGGTGACGGGCTCGAGCCGCACGGCGCGGCGCTCGTCGGGGCCGGCCAGAGTCTCGATGTCGGCAGGGACGAGGGCAGGATCGCGGTCGGCGGGGAAGTCGCCGAGGTGCGGCTCGGGAACCAGGTGTCGAGCACCGTGCCCGAGTCGGCGACGGTGGCGAGGCCGTAGCCCCAGGCGGCTGTCGGGACGGCGGGGGTCGCGGGCTCGCTGCTCATGCTTCGAGGGTATCGGTACGGCAGCGGCGGATAGGCTGAACGTCATGGCTCTCGACCTCACCGTCTCCTCTATCGACCTCACACGGCAGCTCTGCGACATCGCGAGCGTCTCGGGCGACGAGAAGGCCGTCGCCGACGACATCTGGGCAGTGCTCGAGGGGGCGCCGCACCTCGAGCTCTTCCGTGACGGCGACGCCCTGGTCGCGAAGACGAACCTGGGCCGCGACAAGCGGGTGGTCATCGCCGGTCACGTCGACACGGTGCCGATCAACGACAACGTGCCGACGAAGACCGAGCACATCGACGGCGTGGAGTATCTCTGGGGCCGCGGCACCGTCGACATGAAGGCCGGCTGCGCCGTCGCGCTGAAGCTCGCCGTCGAGCTCACCGAGCCCAACGTCGACGTGACCTGGGTCTGGTACGACCACGAAGAGGTCTCGGACGCCCTCAACGGTCTGGGCCGCCTCACGCGGCTGTATCCCGACCTGCTCACGGCTGATTTCGCGATCCTGATGGAGCCCTCGAATTCGAGCGTCGAGGGCGGCTGCAACGGCAACCTCCGCGCCGAGATCCGCACCCGGGGTCTGCGTTCGCATTCGGCCCGCTCGTGGATCGGCGACAACGCCATCCACAGGGCCGCCCCGATCCTCGACCGCCTCGCCGCGTACGAGCCGCGCCAGGTCGAGGTTGACGGGCTGGTCTATCGCGAGGGGCTCAACGCCGTCGGCATCTCCGGGGAGTGGCGGGCAACGTCATCCCCGACGCGTGCATGGTGCACATCAACTACCGCTTCGCGCCGTCGCGCTCGGCCGACGAGGCCGTCGCCCACATCCGCGAGCTGTTCGGCGACTTCGAGGTCGAGATCGTCGACCTCGCCCAGGGCGCCCGCCCCGGTCTCGACGCCGCCCTGGCGCAGGAGTTCCTGGCCGCTGTCGGCGGCGAGGCCACACCCAAGTACGGCTGGACGGACGTCGCGCGCTTCGCCGGCCTCGGCATCCCCGCCGTCAACTACGGCCCCGGCGACCCCATGAAGGCCCACGCCGACGACGAGCGCGTCGCCGTCGACCAGATCACCGAGTGCGAGCGCGGGCTGCGGGCGTGGCTGACGGCCTGATCACCCGGGCCGCCCACGCGGCACCCCCGCAGGTCGACCCGGGCGGTGGCGGCAGGATTCGACGCGCGTACGACGCGACCCCGTGGTGGGCTCGGGTGCTGGTGGTCTTCGCGCTCTCGCGCGTCGTCAGCACCGCCCTGCTGCTCGGCTTCGCCCACGTCCAGGCCACGAACCCGTGGACTCTGGCCCGCCCCGGCTACGCGGCCTACGCGCAGATCTGGGACGGCCAGTGGTACTACATAGTCGCGATGAGCGGCTACCCGCATTCGCTGCCGCTCGACGCCCTCGGCCACGTCGGGCAGAACCAGTGGGCCTTCCTGCCCGTCTACCCGTACATCGTGCGTGGGCTGATGATCGTGACGGGGGCGCCCTTCTCGCCGGTGGCGGTGTTCGTCTCGGTGGCCTCGGCCGCGGGCTGCGCCGTCGTCGTCTACCGCCTCGTGCTGCGGTTCCTCCCCGCCGGCTCGGCGCTGTTCGCCGTCGTGCTGTTCTGCGTGGCGCCGCTGTCGCCCCTGCTGCAGGTCGACTACGCCGAGGCCCTCTTCCTGCTGCTGCTCGCGGCAGCCCTGCTCTTCCTGATGCAGCGGCGCTACTGGCTGATGCTACTCGTGATCGCGGTCGCCGCTTTCACGAGGCCCGGCGTCGTCGCGTTCGCACCGGCGCTCGCGGCGCTCTGGGCGGTGCGTCACGTGCGCCGTGCGAAAGACCCCTTCACGATAGGCGAGCGTTGCCGGCTCGGAATCGTGGCCGTGGCATCCGGCATCCTGGGCCTCGCCTGGCCACTGGTGGCGGCGTTCGTCACCGGCGACCTCACCGCCTACACCGACACCGAGCTGTCGTGGCGGGCCGTCTACATCGGCTTCGGCAAGCTGCTGCCGTTCACGTCGTGGGTGCAGGGGGCGAACTGGTGGCTGCCGCACGGCTCCGGCGTGATCCTGCTCGCGGTGGTCGTGCTGCTGTTCGCCCTCGCGTTCGTCTCGCCGTGGGTGCGACGCCTGCCGATCGAGCTGCGGCTGTGGGTGGCCGCCTACGCCGTGTACCTGCTGGCCGTGTTCTTCCCGCAGTCGTCGACCTTCCGGGTGCTCATGCCGATGTTCCCGCTGCTCGGGGCATTGGCCGTACCGCGGTCGAAGCTCTTCCGGGTCGTGCTCGTGGTCGCGGGGGTCGCCGGGCAGTGGGGCTGGCTCTCGATCTGCTGGTGGGTCAACGGGTACGACTGGACTCCGCCGTGACAGCGTTTTCCGAGTGGTTTAGGGCATCCAGCCGAAATCACGGATAATAGGGGGGAGCATTCCGCGAAAGGGGACTATCTGATGGCAGCCATGAAGCCGAGAACCGGCGACGGACCAATGGAGGCTGTTAAGGAGGGGCGTCTCATCATCGTGCGGGTTCCGCTCGAAGGTGGTGGTCGCCTCGTGGTTTCGGTCAACGATGACGAAGCGCGCGAACTGCACGACGCCCTTGCCGGGGTCGTCGCTACAGCCTCCTGATCTAGCCCACGCCCTGTCTGGGCCTCGACGCCCCGCCCTGCACGCCACCCAGCGTGCGCGGCGGGGCGTCGTCGTACCGAGCCGGCTCAGCGCTTGACGAGCTGCAGGAGGCCGTCGCCAGACGTCGCGAGGGCCGAGATCACCGCGGGCGAAGTCGACACCTCGGTCAGCAGCGTGCGGTAGTCGGCGGTCACGCCGTCGCGGGCGGCGGGGTTCACGACCCGCCCGTTCACGAGAGCGTGCGCCACGAGCACCACACCACCCGTGCGCGCCAGCCGAAGCCCGTGCTCGACGTACTCGATGACGCCCTCGGGGTCGGCGTCGACCAGCACGACGTCGTACGAGTTCTCGTTCATGCGAGGCAGGACCTCGGTGGCGCGCCCCGTGATCAGACGCACCCGATTGGCGGGTACCCCGGCGAGGGCGAAGGCCTCGCGGGCGGCCTGCTGGTGGTCGAGCTCGACGTCGATCGACGTGAGCGTCGCGTCGGGCGCGCCCTGCAGGAGGCAGAGCCCCGACACGCCGAGACCGGTGCCGATCTCGATGATGTTGGAGGCTCCGACGAGGGCCGCGGTGACCGCGAGCTGGGCCCCGACGCCCGGCGAGACGGTGTCGACTCCGGCTTCGAGGGAGTGCTGGCGCGCCAGACCGATCGCGTCACCCTCGGTGACCAGCTCTTCGGCGAACTTCCAACTGGACTCTCTGTGCGGCACTCTCACTCCTCGTCGGTCAACTCTATGGGTTGGTTTGGCGCGGAAGCAGTTAGTCTCTTCTCGTGTTGCAATCCTTCGACAAGCTCTTCGTGATCGCCCTGATCGCTGTTTTGCTGTTGGGTCCGACACGTCTTCCCGTCTACGCGTCCAAGCTGGCGAGCCTGGTCCGAACCGTCCGCGGCATGGCCGACCAGGCGCGCGACCGCATGCGCGACGAGATGGGCGACGAGTTCGTCGACATGGACTGGCAGAAGCTCGACCCGCGCCAGTACGACCCGCGACGCATCATCCGCGACGCCCTGCTCGAAGACCCCACCGAAGTCGAAGCGATCTCCACCCCCGCGTCGGCCGCTGCGGCCGTGGAGGCGGGCCTGCCGTCCGCGCCGTATCGCATGGCGACCGTGCCGCTCGCCGCCGGCGAGGCGCCGCCGTACGACAACGAGGCCACCTAGGCCGTGCCTAGCCGATCCCGATTCGGCCTGAGACCCCGTGCTTCGGCCGTGGTCCCAGCGCCGCGGCGTCGGGATGTCACCCGAAATCCGGGGTGACGCCGGGCCGGGCGGCGCTAGCCGACGCTGAGGCCGAGGCGGCGGCCGGCGAGGCCGCGCTCGCGGACGGCGAGGCGTGCGGCCAGCGCGTCGAGAGCTGCGGCCGCGGGGTCGAGCGGGGCAGCGACCACGACCGGCACGCCCGAATCGCCGCCCTCACGGAGCCCGATGCTCAGAGGGATGCTGGCGAGCAGCTCGACCGTGGCCTCCTGCCCCGTCGAGAGGCGCCTGGCGGTCTCGGCGCCGCCACCCGTGCCGAAGAGCTCGAGCACGCTGCCGTCGGGCTGCACGAGCCCGGCCATGTTCTCGACGACGCCCAGCAGCTTCTGGCCGGTCTGGCGCGCGACGAGGCCCGAGCGCTCGGCGACGTCGGCAGCAGCCGGCTGAGGGGTCGTCACGACGATGACTTCGGCGTGGGGCAGCAGTTGCCCGACCGAGATCGCGACGTCGCCGGTGCCGGGCGGCAGGTCGAGCAGCAGGACGTCGAGGTCGCCGAAATAGACATCGGTCAAGAACTGCTCGATGGTGCGGTGCAGCATGGGGCCGCGCCAGGCGACAGCGGTCGAGGTGTCGTCGACGAACATGCCGATCGAGATCACCTTCACACCGTGGGCGACGGGCGGCAGGATCATGTCGTCGACCTGCGTCGGCTTCACGGACGCCCCGTTGCCGTCGACGAGGCCGAGGAGCCCCGGGATCGAGAAGCCGTAGACGTCGGCGTCGACGATGCCCACGGCGAGCCCACGGGCCGCCAGAGCGACGGCGAGGTTGGCGGTGACGGTCGACTTGCCGACCCCGCCCTTGCCGCTCGTGA
This window encodes:
- a CDS encoding Mrp/NBP35 family ATP-binding protein, whose amino-acid sequence is MVRTALTRVLDPEIRKPITELDMVGAVSVAADGAATVAVKLTIVGCPAADTIERDVRAATAAVAGVSAVDVDVTVMTPAERKALTSKLRDGRAKRGMQFGPDSLTRVYAVTSGKGGVGKSTVTANLAVALAARGLAVGIVDADVYGFSIPGLLGLVDGNGASVKPTQVDDMILPPVAHGVKVISIGMFVDDTSTAVAWRGPMLHRTIEQFLTDVYFGDLDVLLLDLPPGTGDVAISVGQLLPHAEVIVVTTPQPAAADVAERSGLVARQTGQKLLGVVENMAGLVQPDGSVLELFGTGGGAETARRLSTGQEATVELLASIPLSIGLREGGDSGVPVVVAAPLDPAAAALDALAARLAVRERGLAGRRLGLSVG
- a CDS encoding O-methyltransferase; the protein is MPHRESSWKFAEELVTEGDAIGLARQHSLEAGVDTVSPGVGAQLAVTAALVGASNIIEIGTGLGVSGLCLLQGAPDATLTSIDVELDHQQAAREAFALAGVPANRVRLITGRATEVLPRMNENSYDVVLVDADPEGVIEYVEHGLRLARTGGVVLVAHALVNGRVVNPAARDGVTADYRTLLTEVSTSPAVISALATSGDGLLQLVKR
- a CDS encoding citrate synthase gives rise to the protein MTDANEAQKATLQFPGGSAEFPIVPSTDGASSVDISTFMKQTGYSTLDSGFVNTAATKSAITYIDGDEGILRYRGYPIEQVAANSTFLETAWLLIYGELPTADELASFDARIRRHTLLHEDLRRFFDALPATAHPMSVLSSAVGALSTFYEDTMDVKDPEQVELQTIRLLAKLPVIAAYAHKKSLGQAFLYPDNSLSFVDNFLKLNFGTMAEPYVVNPVLSKALERLLILHEDHEQNASTSTVRLVGSTEANMYSSISAGISALYGPLHGGANEAVLKMLAEIRDSGQGVARFVERVKNKEDGVKLMGFGHRVYKNYDPRAKLVKESADEVLAALGVKDELLDIALELEQVALSDEYFISRKLYPNVDFYTGIIYKAMGFPPRMFTVLFAIGRLPGWIAHWREMNTDKATKIGRPQQLYIGETARDWPTDR
- a CDS encoding DUF3117 domain-containing protein — translated: MAAMKPRTGDGPMEAVKEGRLIIVRVPLEGGGRLVVSVNDDEARELHDALAGVVATAS
- the dapC gene encoding succinyldiaminopimelate transaminase, with amino-acid sequence MALDLPDFPWDSLADATAVARGHKGGIVDLSVGSPVDPTPELIRESLREATDAHSYPQVAGTPALRAAIIDWYERRRGVTGLTDANVLPTIGSKELIAGMALWLGIGPGDTVVYPKNAYPTYELGAALVGAKALASDDPDEWPASTKLIWLNSPGNPDGSVLSFEAMRRAVERGRDLGAVIAGDECYAELGWSPEYDTVATPCILDPRVIGDTRRNVVSVYSLSKQSNLAGYRAGFIAGCGDVVQQLLAVRKHAGLMPPAPVQRAMVTALGDDTHVRAQKALYRGRRDRLKAALEQAGFRIDRSSAGLYLWATRGEDAWATVSWLAERGILVAPGTFYGTDGSQHVRIALTTTDERIDAAVHRLTAVKA
- a CDS encoding translocase, whose amino-acid sequence is MLQSFDKLFVIALIAVLLLGPTRLPVYASKLASLVRTVRGMADQARDRMRDEMGDEFVDMDWQKLDPRQYDPRRIIRDALLEDPTEVEAISTPASAAAAVEAGLPSAPYRMATVPLAAGEAPPYDNEAT
- the fdxA gene encoding ferredoxin, which codes for MTYVIALPCVDVKDRACIDECPVDCIYEGERSLYIHPDECVDCGACEPVCPVEAIYYEDDLPDKWADYYKANVEFFDEIGSPGGAAKVGVIAKDHPVISALPPQSAEH